TGTTCGCTAcctccttttcccaacccctccccctcgttttccacacgcacgcttttcaaactgctaaacggtgtgttttttacaaaaattttatatacgaaagttgcttaaaaaaatcaaattaatttattttttttaaaaaaatagctaatacttaattaatcacgcgctaatggatcaCTTCCGATTTCGGCGCCTACTTATTCTCAGTTGGCAACCACCACTACTAGCGAACACACCATGTTTGAACACCATGTTTGAGGAGTAGTGGCGCCGGCTGCTCTGCTCCTCGGTTGCTTGCTTCGTTCGCcgactcctccacctcctcctcgccgtcttgAACCTTTTCTGATTTGGATATTCGTGAATCTCCATCCCTCTCTCGCGCGGTCGGTGCGCCACGAGGGATTTTCCCTTTTAAAAAGGCTcgatgtgggacccacctggcAGGGAGGCACTGGAGGCGTTTAATAGCCTTGTGGGGGGCCATCTGTCAGAAGGAGGGCGGCTGTGTAAAAGGACAAGAGTCTATATAGGTCctagattttctttcttttttttctaaaaaggtACCTGCTGTTTGGACTTTGTTAAAATTCTAAATGAGGgttgtttttatttataaattatatttcttcttaactcttataattattttctattttaatattttattttatttgttaattaATCTCCTTACGTATTCTAGATGGTCTCTTTTTTaatagtatttattttttattacgaattttagttatttataaattgtatttctcgttgaatttttattttgctttttctaattttagatttttttaaattttaattaacctCGTATTATATTCTATATGGAATAAAAGCATAGAACAAGAAAAAATGTTGGAATGAAAAAATGTTGGAATGGGTTATTGTAAAATGATGCAACATTTTTCTAAGAAAAGGTAGGAACAAAAATTGTTTCACATAAATACAGTcgcataaaagaaaaaaaaacaaaaggcgGGTGTATTGGACTTCTAAACCAAAAAGAATGCGAAAGTCATGAGTTTGCATTTAATTTTCTGAAGACCGTGTTATGTTTATTCTTTTTTAGAATTTGGATGCTTTATATAGCCTTTTTCTTGAAGAGATCTTATTATTTTCCAAATAATGTTAAAGGCCCATATGAATTTAGGGGGTTGTCATAGGAATTTTAGTGATTGTTTGTTTGCATGCTTCAATTTATCAAACACGTATCTATAAGGTGTAGCATGCCATAATTTATATTGCTAAGAAATACATACTCACAAATTAGATAAACTTTAATAATGCTTTTTTACAATGATAAATCATAAATGGGAACACTAAACATGCTAAAAGTGTGGGATCGAATAAAGCACCAGTTTAACGTAGTCAGATCTGCTTTACTAGGTCAAATCTGCTTTCAACCATTTGATGTTATCTAAAACATCCATCATAAAATCCTCGAAATTTGTAGTCGTAGACTCGGATTATTGGATacgatcagtggagatttaggCAAGATATCAACAAAGCTAAAATTAATAAAACACTGTAAATTACCGTGACTAACTAGAGGACAAAATTGCACTGTGAAAAAATACTAAAGAAGATGGAAAAGGTATACTaataaatacttcctccgtttcataatataaatcattctaatattttttatattcatattgatgttaataaatttagatataaatataaatgtgagaaatgatagaatgacttatattgtgaaacggagggagtaaacaaaaagggggaaaaaatgCTATACACATTGCCACGCAcgcatcacaattcacaagccAAGTACTAGTGCTTCAAGCAACCAGCTTGAGGTGGTACGCTGCtatggcggccgccgccgccgccgcctatgCTGCTCCACCGTCGCCGGCACGCGGGGTCGACCGCCCTGCCGCCGCACCACCAGGCGGCGCAGGTGCAGCAGCAGATGGCCGGGCCCCTGCCGAGCGCCACCACGCACGCCAGCACGAgcaccatcgccaccgccaccgcccagcTCCGGCCGCGGCCACCGCTCGCGTGATCTCTGCCCCCGTGCCCcacgttcgccgccgccgccgcgggccgcTCGTCGGCGTCATCAGCGGCCGCGCGAAGCAGCACTGCAacacccggcgccgccgctgatgACACCGCTCCGGCTCcttcgtccccgccgccgcctcttctgccggcgcggcggtggccgccgccgaggtGGAGCGCGGCGGAGAGCCCGGCGCGGA
This genomic window from Oryza sativa Japonica Group chromosome 12, ASM3414082v1 contains:
- the LOC136351107 gene encoding uncharacterized protein encodes the protein MRLLRRKSSMGGGGGGGRGLRRVVSLPRSPMALSLAPRASLAKTESIKKRDKNNNKGSKRARLRAGLSAALHLGGGHRRAGRRGGGGDEGAGAVSSAAAPGVAVLLRAAADDADERPAAAAANVGHGGRDHASGGRGRSWAVAVAMVLVLACVVALGRGPAICCCTCAAWWCGGRAVDPACRRRWSSIGGGGGGRHSSVPPQAGCLKH